The Juglans regia cultivar Chandler chromosome 11, Walnut 2.0, whole genome shotgun sequence genome contains the following window.
ATATTATTACTAATGAAGTGCATGCAGAAATTCTAAACCCAGCGAAGATAATGGGTGTGAGCTAGCTAGCGAATTCATATAGAAGAATCATAAAACTGGTGAGGGTTTCTGAGTGTGTTAAGGCTAGCTTCGATCATCCAATTAATTCATGTTGTTcaatgtctatatatatatatatatatatatatatatatatatatatcagtaagCTGGTTCGTTAATATACTTACTTACGTACACGTCAATAGAAGATCAGATCAGCCAGGAAATATTTGATCTCTATTCATGGAGGATATATATTTTGACATACTGAATTGTAAGTTTGAGGAGTGGACTCTTGAAGTGAAACGAAAACATGAGCAGTATTGAAGATCGAGGGGACAGTGACGGAAGAGGAAATGGGTAGCTAgcttggaaaaatatatatcttccgGTGGAGGAAGGTGTATTGGGCATAAGAGAGCTATATGACGTCCAAACCTCTTTGTTCATTAAATTTGTTAGGAAAATGCTTGATAGAAATTCTTGTTGGGCCAAGTTTTTAAAGGCGAAATATGTGGGAGAAAATCATCCAGCTTCTGTGTCCAGTTTGGTTGGTTCTAGATTCTGAAAGGGAGTTATGTCAGTGATGCAGATTGTTGTTAAAAATTCAAGAGTATTGATTCGGCGCGGGGCGATTAAATTTTGGTTTGATAATTGGTTGGAGGAGGGAGCGATTGCTGAATCTCACGAGGTAGTGGGGGGGGATCCACGAATGCAAGTGGCTGAGATTCTAACTTCATCGGGCTGAAACGTTAATAGATTGTAATCCCTGGTTCATGCGGAGCTAATTGGAAAAATAGTAACTGGGCAAATGAATGCGACGAACTGGAGATGATCTTCAGATATGGCAATCGAACCCATGTGGCATTTTTTCGACTAAGTCTACTTGGTAACTTATTTGAGGTCATGGAAATATTTGTTCGTGATGCAAATGGTTATGGCATAAAACTGTGCCCAAGAAAATGTCCTTTGTATGTTGGCGTGCGAGAAAGGAAGCCTTACCTGTTGATGTGTCGATTGCCAAGTTTGGTATACCTTTGGTCTCaaaatgtaattgttgtgtTATGTCTCAGCAAGAAACAATTGACCATGTGTTATGTGGAGGCGAGCTGACGAAGAAAGTTTGGGATTAGTTTGCTGCAATATTGGGAATTCGGCTTCCTCAAGTTTGTTCATGGCAAGGGGTGATCAATCTATAGTGGATGCGTGATCGTGTTTTTCTCAAACTGGGCTTTGTCGTGGTTTATTACCAGTGATAATTACTTGGGCATTATGGACCGCAAGGTGCGAGGTAAGAATAGAAGAGAGATCTTTAGATTGGCGTGGGACAATCAGACGGATTAAGGGGGCTTTGTTGGATATTTTTTCATGGGATTGAAAGTTCAAATACTTACGATCCAACGATGTTAAAATTCTACATGAGTTAAATTGTCCTCTGGCATCAATTGTGaagtaaatttcaaaattagtgGCTTGGACGAAACCAAGTAGGGGCAGCTATAAACTCAATATAGATGGTAGCTCTATGGGGAATCTTGAGACTGCAGGTTGGGGTGGAATCATTCGGAACTCAAGGGGACGTGCTATAGCTGGTTTTATGCATAATTATGGTGTGGTCACTAACAATGTGGCAGAAGGACGTGCACTACTCGATGGACTCTGATTGGCTCAACAGTTGGGAGTCAGAGACCTCATGGTGGAATCGAATTCTTCTGTGGTGGATGGGTTGGTTCTGAAATAATGTGTATAATTTGTAGTATATGTGGGACTTCTGGGAAGAAATTAAAGTTTTGTTTTGCGCCATTAATTGTAGTATATGTCATATCTACCGAGAAGAGAATATAGTAGCAGATTTCTTTGCCAAGGAGGGGCAAACGATAGAAATTGGGTATTTGTTGGATCAGAAATTGGAACGGGGACAATTCGAGGTCTTTTGTGCACTGACTATTTGGAACTTCCTTATATGAGAAAGGGTTGgacaaaaccttttttttttttgtagagtAAGACTGTTTGGACTGTTTGgacaaaaccttttttttttaataaagatgaGAAAGGGTCACTCTGACATAGGGCCCtgactctttaaaaaaaaaaaagggacagtGATAAATAATGATCTGTAAAAGATCATCAAGGATTCAAGCGTATTGGTGTTGACCTGTTTGTCGCAACGGCCTGTTGCGTGGTTGTTATATGGTACGAAATCACCGCTtgtttaaaagttaaaactcttcttaaattttattatttatatttatgtctttaacttttattttcatatgtgGACAGACTCTCATTAATAAATGATCcattacttataatttttaactaatagGATAAAATGTAGAGTTTAAGTTCAAGACATTTGctatgatattatataaaaatgttttgttatatATGAGTTACTATTAACCTTCATATCCCACACTTaaccgtattttttttttcataaagtgtggagtgattgatgagaaaaaatattctatataaaatcaccaattattttgaaagtttaaacTAACTATaagagatatattttattatttatatttatatcttaagATTTAGCATTACAATGAGCGAGAGatcaagtaatataattattttacaacgtattttgtaattaataggTTATCGATGTTgccatttcaaaaaataaatgttaaatttgTGTCCCTTTCTCAAATTTTACATAACGTGATGTGATTTATTGTTATATGgtaaggttttctttttcttttctcaaagtAGAACggaaaaatcaaaattcatatttttgaggaaaagaaaaagaaaaaagaaagaataaatatagatagaagttactattggaagtatccattttgcacacataatgtggcatcatctagatcATACATATTCCTAAGTGAGTGTTGGaaacaatcaattagaagcagccacacagtgagtgcaaagtgtgcactgtTATAGTAACTTCTTTCTAGCATCACTcaaaaagaaaactcaaataTGAAACGTTGTCGTTCCAGATAATCAGAAACGCGTTCCAGATAATCAGAAACGAGCACACGCCGAGAGGCGGAGGCGAGAGCAATATCATAAGATTTCAGGAACTGCGAATCTATACAGGGAGATCGTGCGAACAAAAATAACCAAAAGCGAAAGCAATCTTTATCTCCGCTTGGCTCGACATAGGGGCTCTCGAGTTCTCACACAGGGAACGAGCGGTTTGAGTCGTCATGATCTCGCAGTTCTTCGTCCTCTCGCAGCGTGGCGACAACATTGTCTTCCGCGACTGTGagtcctctctctttctctgcgTATGAGTTCctcaatttgattttcttttctgtgGTTAcgctgcattattttttttctttgttcttgggATTTCCATCGAACTTAATCTTACATGTATAAATGAAAGTATCTCCTTAGACTCTGCTGAATTTTTCCTACAAAAAATGGACACCTTCATTGGCATTGGGGAGTCGTGCAATCCTTGCTCAATGAGATGAGAGATATTGGTACATCACGAGTACAAGAGCTGATCAGCAATAGCTGTTTCGGTTATGTCTGATtaatttgagttttatttttctttttagttaagCTCGCAGATCCAATCAAAACGAAAAAGACTCTCAAGTCGGCTTCGATCTCGTAGATCTATGCCGAGATGAGAAAGAGAAGAGTTTATTAGACTTTGTTATTTATGTAAGTATTGTTAATTATGAAACCTAAAGTTTAAGAATATGTGATCTCTGTCTTGCAGATCGCGGTGAAGTACAAAAGGGAAGTGCGGAGATATTTTTTCGGAAAGTAAAGTTTTGGAAAGAGGATGGGCAAGAGGAGGCACCGCCTGTCTTTGTAGGTGTTATCTTACTGAAGAATGTCAGGCAATGTACTCCTTAGGTGCTGAGCTGTTAATTAATTCGAAGTGGAAGAGTCTTTACAATTTCTTTACTTAgctgtatatatttatttttgcattgGAAGCTCTAGGATAAttgtctctctttctttccacctcatttttgttttgagtctaGAGAGGATGGCATGATGTGTTTTGGGGTATTTTAGGGGGGAATGCAATCATTCACCGATAAAAAAAGGGGAATGCAAATGCATTAATTAAGATTTAAGGTTCATAAGCTTCTTTagctatttattttttcctctttttttgttggtttttgtcGTCTGTGTTCTATTATTGGGTCAGATTATTAAGATTAACTTCTaacttttttttggaaagaacttAACAAATTACAGGAGAGAACATATAGCATATATATTCATCATGATTGTGTTGGCAATAGTTCCTTAAATATGAAACGCTGCTTACAAAGTTATCATTTTGGTAAATTTGCTTGTATGTTCTCTGTATGATCTGCAGGTTATTTCAATTATATTCATCTGTATGATCTGCAGGTTATTTAAGTTCTCTGGTGCAGTgtgctgatttttctttttcatgtgtCTTTTCCATTGATAGAATCTGGATGGTGTAAACTACTTTCATGTGAAGGTCGTTGGATTGTTTTTTGTTGCAACTACAAGAGTTAACGTGTCACCTTCTCTTGTCTTGGAGCTTTTGCAAAGGATTGCTCGTGTCATTAAAGACTACCTTGGAATTCTTAATGAAGATTCATTGCGGAAAAACTTTGTGCTTGTGTATGAGTTGCTTGATGAAGTAATTGTAAGCGTCTCGTCCTACAGTGTtaatttcttgttctttatatttattgaaaGTATATACAAAGCCCTTAAATTTTTTTCGTGGATCTACCAATGTGGTGACTTAATCTTGCTAGTCAATTGTCATCTACTATGCTTAGTTTTGAAGTACTGTTATCTATTTCTCTTTGTGTACAAGTTCAGTAACTTCTAATGCTTcgtttgatatttaaattatacttGAAGTTGTATGTTTTTACATAATTGTTATTCCTAATAGTTTTAAGCAGTGGTTCTTATAGCGACTTATTCAAGTAGTCATCGTGAGAAAATGATTCATCTCGACCTGAGTTCTGGTGGAACACCTGtgtgtttttctttctgttcAGAAAGTATTAGGTTTCCCATTCCACAGTGGATAGATATTGCCATTCCTAAATTACTGTTTTAGGGATTGACAGCACTTTCTGATACATATTGGCTTACATGTGTTTGCTTGTCTTTTACTTCTAGGACTTTGGTTATGTACAAACAACATCCACTGAAATGTTGAAGTCTTATGTATTTAACGAGCCAATTGTGATTGATGCTGCACGTTTACAATCTCTTGGCCCTGCGTCCATTTTTATGGTATGATGTCATCTGACTAATAATATTCTCCAACAAAAGAGGCTTAAGTGGtgtcattttgattgttttcgtGTACATCTCATCCAATTGATTACTGAAATTTGGACATGTGCAGCAAGGGGGCAAACGAATGCCAGGAACAGCTGTGACAAAATCTGTTGTAGCAACTGAGCCAGGGGGTAGGACGAGGGAGGAAATCTTTGTCGATATAATTGAGAAAATCAGCATCACCTTTAGCTCGAGTGTGTGTACATCTGTCTTGATCTGACTCTGCATTTGTGATTACCCTAGTCTCAGTTTTGCCATACatggtataaattttaaataattgaccTATGAATGGATAATGAAGTTAGCAATGTTTATTCGCACTtaaatcataatataaaataaagtcGCAATGAGACAAAAACTAAACCCTTCCTGTAGACCCAATATTAAAACCTGATACTAACTCTTAAGTGAGCATTTAAAACACTGCAGCACCAAACAAGTGCCACTGAATTCCAAGAAACtttatttatgtattcaaaGAGCTTGGCCCGTATGATTGACCATTTCGATCCTATAGATGCTCATGGTGTGTTTGTTATTTGCCCTTTATGAATACTTGTTATTTAAACATACTAGAGTTAAAGCAGTTAAAGCTGTCTCTCAATAGTGGTTCCCCAAGATGCCCTAATTTGTACAATGGATTACTAAAAATTCTAAGTTTGGAATAAATTAACTCAACATGAAATTCAATTACCACCACTACTGCAACCAAACAGGCTACCACTACCCCAAATATTCAGGAAAGAAACACTCCTGGAGTTCCAATCTATCCCTCCTCAACAAATCCAAGCACCCCTCTCGTTTAGGGAGTAACTGCAAACCTcatctgtctctgtctctgtctctcaaATATCACCCCTCCTCTATTTCTAAATTGCATTACAGTTACTTCAACTTTCTCCATGGGTAAGCAGCATTATTGCATCTTCGATCTTCTTTATATTATTCTTCTTCCATTTAACCATTTCTTTTCCCTGTACTTGCACGattttactatattatatattctgttACTCATTAAACGGATTTTggctcaatttaaaatttttgcattAAAGAAATATGCACATTACAAACATGCATTGTGTGCTTCATTTCCAGTTATTGTCTATGCAAACATAACTCTGTTGGCTATCTGCTTCACAATTCACAATAACTTAGCTATTTGTTGTGAGCACACACTTTCAGTTCTGTGACTTCACACGGATTTTATTTACCAACTTGCTGGATGTATTCTTGTGTATCTGAACTAAAGCTTGATCTCCCTCTTAAATATTTCTTTGCTGTACACAAAATTTCTGATAATCTACATTTTCCACCACTTGCGCGATTGCTAATCAATTTAAAGTCATTTAAACAGGGTTATATACTGACTTCTGAGATAGATGGGACCATTCAAATGAAGAGCTATCTCACTGGAAATCCAGAAATCCGCGTAGCTCTCAATGATGACCTGGGCATTGGAAAAGATGGGAGACCAACATATGGTATATCTCTTGGTGCCACCTGTTACATACAgctctatatttattaaaaaatgttaaaaaaattgaccGACCTTCATGCTTGTGATGCTCTCAAGTTGTTCATATGTGTGgacaaataaaattatcaagttAAAATGCCATATTCCTTGTAGCTCAGGTAActtttgattaataaataattattttttatttccttctagtttacttatcaaaaaataaataattattttttaggtataatgtttttgtttgcatgcgcgccaatgcatgcatgcttgctgTGTTCTCCTTGGCGAActatgttttttaaatatgtttgcaCGCCCACCATGGGgcttaaaaatgaatttatgtttttaaaaatgttctTCGGGATTCTTGTCATACTTTTTACTTCTAATTTTCTCTATTGTATTCCGTTTAACTGGTTCCTGTTATAGATTACCGGAGTTCGTCTGGGTCTGGAGCAGTGATATTGGATGATTGTAATTTCCATGAATCGGTACATCTAGATAGTTTCGACACAGATAAAACTTTGAGCCTGGTGAgtaaatttaagatatttagCTTGTAGATGTTTATTGGTTAAATATACATGTTAACACTGTCTAAACTTGTGGTTCATGATGCTAATCTATTAGGTACCACCAGATGGTGAATTTACTGTGATGAACTACCGCATGACTCAGGAGTTCACGCCTCCTTTTCGTATTAACACTTTGATTGAAGAAGCAGGAGCCCTCAAGGTTAGTATTGTTCTTGATTATTATGAGTATCattgaaaatgttgaaagaaCTATTTGTATGTCATCAAACTGGATGCTTTTGTTATGTCACAGTGACCATTATATCCCTCCTGTctttttatgagttttattaCTAGTGATTGACTAATATGAAAACAGTACGTCCAGTTATATCAAATCGTTACCTAGAAAATGCTGTTACTAATTTCTTACCCTCACTTATTTTCTCCCTACAATGCTGGtctgaaacaaagttttaaaattgtaattttaggcTGAAGTGATTATTAAAGTACGTGCTGAGTTCTCCTCAAGCATCACTGCAAACACGATAATGGTTCTGATGCCACTACCAAAATATACTTCCAGGTATGGAATCATCTCTCTATCATTTGTTAAGGTAAATGGACAACATCTTTTTTGACATATATAATAGCTTGCAATTGTTGGCTAGATGGAGTAAACAAAACTATTTGATTGTATTTGATGCTTCTGGTACCAATTTTGTAgtaactcattttataatttttcttgcgTGATCTGTGTATTGACCATGTACGGTTTGTGGATTGCAGAATAGAAGCACAcgtacaataatttaaaaaaaaaaaaaaaaagacatgcaAACTCTCTATGGATCGATTAAGGATGCTTTAATAGCTTAGTCTCTGGTCTCTGTTCCACAGAGAAAGAGAATATCTAGAATTTTTTGGACAGGCTGTGCAGGAAATAGAAATTGCTACAGTATTTCTGCCAAATACTTTAGCACTGATGAAAGCTATATAAGAGAGGCAGACCAATCTAATTGCTCACTTGGTTGCATATCCGAGGAAAAAGAGGCACCGGGGCGAGGGGGGATTAAGgcaaacttttatttttggtgtttgaAGAAGTTTAGAGAATGTCATAGTTTTGAGATGGTGGTTCATCGTTTTCTACATCAAGAGTCAATACAAACCACATTGGTTGGGCAGAAGACATTGTATTATGGTGTTATATGGGTACTGATTAAATTCTCAATTGATGTTGTTTCAGGGCTAGTTTTGAGTTGGAACCTGGAGCAGTTGGACAAACAATGGATTTCAAGGAAGCAAATAAGAGACTTGAATGGGGTTTAAAGAAGGCAATACTTTCTTATCAGTTCtttctattaaatttaataGTAGTTCACTTTCTCCATTTTAATGAAACGTTATGCTTCCTTGTGCAAACAAATTTGCTAATAAGTGCAATACGCAGCAGATTGTTGGTGGATCTGAACATACTCTGCGTGCAAAGCTAACATTTTCTCAGGAATCACATGGTATGATTTACAAACATAATTAGTCTTAATTTAAATATCTTAGTTTATGGCCCCggttactttattttttatgatataatttcttattaaatcaattttaataacTTATTTCCATGTTTATTACATTTACTGCTTACAATAGGAAATATCACGAAAGAATCCGGTCCCGTTAGCATGACTTTCACAATACCAATGTACAATGCTTCAAGGCTTCAGGTAAGCTTATTGGACTTTCTATGTTGACTATATAATACTCACTGCTATTAGTATAACGTCTTTGCACCTGCATATTGAACTCCTTGAGTGGGTTGTGTGCAGCAAGATTGCTTGTGTTGTTCTACTGTCATTAGTTTGAAGGTGCCATTGAATCCTTTGCCGTTATATTTGTGTACTGTGATCCTGCTTGCTCTTTCAGAGCATGCATTCTGTGGATCAGAAGGATCCTTGTGATGATTACAAACTTGATCCGAACTGGTTTCACATCATATGACGAACACTGGCATTTTTTATGGCTATCATATCTTAGTGGCTCCCTACTCCTCCAACCCTCTCCCTCCTCTTTTTCCCCGTGGGATTAAGTAGTTGTGTGACTATCAAGAGTGTCTAATTTTATGAATGTTTTGGTCCCATTTCAAAGCGCATGTGGTGAGCAAGGAGGGTTTATACCCTACCACCATTAAATGTCGCTGCAATTATTGTTTGAAAACTGGATAATAGTTTTATTGTACAGGAGATATGTTTTGTGGTTAAGTAAGCTAGCATCTATATCCTTGGGTGCATTTGTAGATGCTCATTACCTGGTATGTTTCTAATTCTTCCATGCAGGTGAAATACTTACAGATAGCAAAGAAATCTGGAACTTACAATCCATATAGGTGGGTGAGATATGTTACTCAGGCCAATTCCTATGTTGCCCGTATATGATGGAGCTAAAGCTTTCCCTTGCCTGCggtttcctttttgttttttattttttttccttttatggtgatatttttttccaacttatCATTCtagttgaattatttgatgAAGTTGTATTGGTTGTTGCATTTGATCTTGGTGGTAATtgctttcattaaaaaaaaaagaacccttGCCTCTGAACGTAGCCGTGTTAAGGTGTAGTATCATTTGAAGTGCTCTTCTGGAGATTCATAACGTTAAACTGTTTTACAATGTTAAACTAAACTTCGCTTAGGACCAAATATTGTGCCAAATACACCACTGGATTATGAGACCTCACGTGACTACCATGTTTCTCGAATATCATGGTATCTTTTGTTAAGAATTACCTTAAAACTCCTAGGGGTTGATAAgagttatataatttatgttagGTGTAATTTGAACTCAAACctttcataaaaaatgaaatgagatacaATGAAATATGTTGAATTTGAGTCCTTCATTGGCCATAGAAGTTGCTGTAACAATGCAGAGACTAGGGTTCAATCAACGGCTTTATCTACTGCCAGCCTAATTATCTTGTAAAGACACTAAGCTAAGACAGATGAACTTCCGTTGACCCCGATGCTCATATGTGGCACGGTCTTCTACCAAacatttttatatgtgttttacaGATGAGCAGATCAACCAACACAAGACAGCCATGCCAACAAGCCAGCCCTGCTTATACCCCTTTATCTCCTCTATAAAACAACATTAAGGTGAACCTTGGCATGCAAGCACTTCTTTGAAGAAGCTGAACCTTATTTGAAACTGTCAATCCTGTGTAGTTATCCAGACATGAGCTGTCTCAAGAACATGTGCATTCTGATCTTTGTAATGCTGCTAATAAGCGGCAATGAGGTTATGGCCGCACGCCTTCTTGTAGACACAGTGCTGCCGGAGGTTCCTGAGCTTCCGAAGCCAGAAGCACTGCCTCTTCCTAAAGTCCCAAACTTGCCTAAACCTGAACTGCCACTACCTAAGGTCGaacttcctcctcttcctcaccTCCCAAGTGTACCAAAGCCAGAGTTTCCAAGTGTGCCCCACGTGGCAAAGCCCGAATTGCCTACTTTGCCAAAGCCGGAGCTGCCAAAACTGCCCGAATTGCCAACTCTGCCCCATCTCCCAGATCTGCCAAAGCCGACATTGCCTACCATCCCAAGCTTCCCAAAGGACATACCCCACTCAACTACTACACCTTAAGTTTCCATGCTTAGCACTCAAAATCACATCATATACTATACATCTCGGGTTATGGCATCCATTCGGTCGATTCGTTTGTGTAACTTTCTTTGTGTTTGTTGAAATACTTCGGGTTTGTCTTGTACTATTGTTTACCTTATCAAAAAGATGTGTAATATATACCCATCTTCATACTAAAGCTCGCTCGTGAGTTAATCTACTTCGTTTCATAGTTGACTGGCTtcgaatatataaaaataaaatatctgtTGTTTGGGGTGGCCTCTGAGAACTAAAAACATAAGAAGTTAGCATTTAGAACATTTCTGAGCATTTCAAAATTAGATCATTTACTTGTGTTTCACCGTTGAGCATTTACGTAGAATGGAGCAATAATCACCAAAATGATTGCAATGTtactctttttctatttttgtgcCAAAGATGGAAGAATCTCTCTAATGTTTATGAATTCCACCCTCCcaataaataaactatttttttttccctaatt
Protein-coding sequences here:
- the LOC109013702 gene encoding AP-4 complex subunit mu isoform X1, which produces MISQFFVLSQRGDNIVFRDYRGEVQKGSAEIFFRKVKFWKEDGQEEAPPVFNLDGVNYFHVKVVGLFFVATTRVNVSPSLVLELLQRIARVIKDYLGILNEDSLRKNFVLVYELLDEVIDFGYVQTTSTEMLKSYVFNEPIVIDAARLQSLGPASIFMQGGKRMPGTAVTKSVVATEPGGRTREEIFVDIIEKISITFSSSGYILTSEIDGTIQMKSYLTGNPEIRVALNDDLGIGKDGRPTYDYRSSSGSGAVILDDCNFHESVHLDSFDTDKTLSLVPPDGEFTVMNYRMTQEFTPPFRINTLIEEAGALKAEVIIKVRAEFSSSITANTIMVLMPLPKYTSRASFELEPGAVGQTMDFKEANKRLEWGLKKIVGGSEHTLRAKLTFSQESHGNITKESGPVSMTFTIPMYNASRLQVKYLQIAKKSGTYNPYRWVRYVTQANSYVARI
- the LOC109013702 gene encoding AP-4 complex subunit mu isoform X2, which gives rise to MISQFFVLSQRGDNIVFRDYRGEVQKGSAEIFFRKVKFWKEDGQEEAPPVFLLQRIARVIKDYLGILNEDSLRKNFVLVYELLDEVIDFGYVQTTSTEMLKSYVFNEPIVIDAARLQSLGPASIFMQGGKRMPGTAVTKSVVATEPGGRTREEIFVDIIEKISITFSSSGYILTSEIDGTIQMKSYLTGNPEIRVALNDDLGIGKDGRPTYDYRSSSGSGAVILDDCNFHESVHLDSFDTDKTLSLVPPDGEFTVMNYRMTQEFTPPFRINTLIEEAGALKAEVIIKVRAEFSSSITANTIMVLMPLPKYTSRASFELEPGAVGQTMDFKEANKRLEWGLKKIVGGSEHTLRAKLTFSQESHGNITKESGPVSMTFTIPMYNASRLQVKYLQIAKKSGTYNPYRWVRYVTQANSYVARI
- the LOC109013703 gene encoding protein PELPK1-like, yielding MSCLKNMCILIFVMLLISGNEVMAARLLVDTVLPEVPELPKPEALPLPKVPNLPKPELPLPKVELPPLPHLPSVPKPEFPSVPHVAKPELPTLPKPELPKLPELPTLPHLPDLPKPTLPTIPSFPKDIPHSTTTP